The genomic region AAAGCCGACTGTTCGACTTCGGCAAAAAAATTCTCGGGATTTTTATTTAACACCATCCTGCCTACCGGAATCAAAGGATACATATGCTCCGGCCAAATGAGGGTAGGGTCCAGGATGTCAAACGGCTGCTCACATTCAAGCTCAGGTTTTATTGTTTGTACCCGCATCTCAAATTCGACGGAATTCCCGGCGGCAAGAGTATCGAACAAATCCCGGCTCGCCACGTCAGGGTCGGTGCCCGCAAGGTGCGCCGCCGTCTTGCTGTCTATGTATTCCACACCGGCGCAAGGTTCCCAGTAATACCTGATATACGTTTCCTCTCCGCGTAAATTGACCCATTTGTATGTGTTGATTCCGAAGCCTGGAATGGTCCTATAACTCCTGACGGTTCCAAGGTCTGAGAATAGATAGATAAGAAAGTTCATGGACTCAGGCCTTAACGACACGAAATCCCAGAAACGGCTGGCCGCTATCGGCCCGCCCCGGATATTGGCGATCGGGTCCGGCTTAACGGCATGAACGAAGTCGGGAAACTGCAGCGGATCTCTTAGCGGGAATACCGGAATATGGTTGCAGATAAGATCATAATTGCCTTCTTCCGTATAGAATTTCACGGCAAAGCCGCGGACATCACGCACGGTGTCAGCGCCACCCGACGACCCTCCGGCCAGCGAAAATCTGGTGAAAACCGGTGTCGCCTTTTCGGGGTCCTGGAGGAAGCCTGCCTTGGTCAAAGAAGCGAATGAGCGGTAGGGAACAAAATAGCCATAGGCGCCGGCGCCTTTGGCATGAAAAGCCCTTTCCGGAATTCTCTCCCGGTCGAATTGGGCGATCTTCTCAAGATAAACGGTATCCGTGAGAAGGATTGGCCCCCGCTCACCTACGGTTAAAGAATGCTGATCATCACCGACCGGTGTCCCTTGATTGCTGGTCAGATATCGTTTGACCATGTTCTTTCACCTCCCAATCATGATTTATGTTACGATTGATTATATTCAATCTAACATTATTTCAGAAGGTATGAAAGGCAGGATAAAAAATGATGGCTTGCAAGAGTTAGAGAAACCAGGGACACATAACCACGGGCGATTCCTCGCCCTGCTGGCCGGGCCGGTTATATCGGCGCTATCCCGCAGGGGATAAGCTTGCGCTGATTTGCCGCCAGCAGCCAGGCCTTTGGTTTCAAATTCCCAAACATCAGATGTAGAGAAAAAAAGTAAAGCAAAGAGGAACTGAATTGTTCAGTTCCTCTTTTGGATTTAAGATTCCAATATTATTTTGCCGTTTCTGCCGGGCACGTATCCAGAATCTCTTGATAACCGATTGGCCAAGATCGTTTTTATCATGTTCAGCAGAGCTAGTCAAAGCACTCATGTAAGATATAGTCCACAAATACTTTAGCCGCCGGCCGGTTCAGCGTCTCATTCCGATAGGCCATAACCGTTTTTTTCAGCATCGGCCGGCCGTTAGACCAAATAACCGGGCGGGTAAAGAGTGCCCGGTTATTTCCGACATGTATTTTGGGCAAAATGGTCCAGCCAATGCCATGGGTTACGAGTTGGATACAGGCTTCTATGGAGTCGACTTTCGTAACCGGAGGAGGGGGAGCGCAGAAATATTCCTGCCACCATGTGCAATAGTCATAATCTGTTTTCGTAATGGCTGCCGTTTCGTACTGAATCCAGGGGAGAGAAGGCAGGTCGTCCAGTTCAAGCGGTTTAGCGGAAACAACGCAAAAGGGCTCTTCCAAAAGGGTGTGCTTTTTTTCCGGCCAGTTAAAATCTCCCCGCAGAATGGCAATATCCACTTCCCGGTTCTGCAGCATATCCGGCAGTTGTGAAGTGCTGGAGCCGGTTTTCAGGCTAAGCTGAACATTGGGAAAGCGCTGTTTATATTCTTTCAGGATTGGCGCCATCTTGAACTTGGCAAAAACACTGCTGATGCCCAGCCGTAACGGGCCTTCAATATGATCTTCCATAGCCTGGACACATTCCCTGGTGTGTTTGATTTTTTGCAGTAATTCTTCGGCGCACTGCAAAATATACTCGCCCTGCATCGTAAATGAAACCCCGTTAGGATAGCGGTTAAGAATTCTTACGCCAAATTCCTGTTCCAGGCTTTGCAGGCGATAGGTCAGTGCCGGCTGGGACAGGAAAAGGCGCTGGGCTGACTTTGTAAGATTTCGTTCTTCCTTGATGATTGTAAGCATCATCCAGTCTTTATCATCCACCGCGATTCCTCCCGCCGATAAGTTTTTTTTATTGGAGACAGATAAAATATCAATATTTTATATTCTGAATTAATTATACTACACTGAATTTGTGAATGGCCAGAGCAATAAAACCGATTCAGAAAGGATGTCGGACCATGCAAGGGATACTGGAACAATGTGAGCAAATACGGCCTGAATTTATGCGTCTGTGGGAAAAACTCGTTAATATTGACTCGGGATCGGATTACAGTCCGGGTCTGAGGCAAGTGGCGGAAATCGTGGGAGAGTTTTGTGCGCGGCAGGGGATGGAGATAACGTATCACCCGGTTGCCGCGGCGGACGGCAAGTGTAACGTAACGGCCCGTGCTGCGGGTACAGGTACAAAATCCATTTTATTGTTAGCGCATATGGATACCGTTTTTCCCGTGGGCACTGCTGCGGCCCGGCCTTTCCGCACTGATGCGGAATATGCTTATGGGCCGGGCGTATCGGACTGCAAGGGCGGTGTCGTTCTTGCATTATACACTATGCATATTCTGAAGAAAATGAACAACTCATCCTACCGGCATGTCACCTGCTGCTTTAATTGCGATGAAGAAATCTCATCGCCTGATTCGCGGGACCTGATCATGGAGCTGGCAAAGCGGCACGATTATGTGCTCTGCCTGGAGCCTGGCCAGGCAAATGACGGTGTTATCGCCTGGCGAAAGGGTGTGGCCAAGCTAAAGGTAACCGTTGCGGGCAAGGCGTCACATTCCGGCAGCGATCCGGATAAAGGCTGCAATGCTCTGCTGGAATTGAGCCATCAAATTAACCGGATCTCCATGCTGGCCAACCGTGATAAGGAAACCACAGTCACTTTCACCAAAATGGCGGCCGGTGACCGGCTCAATGTTGTTCCCGACTATGCCGAAGCCTGGGCGGATGTAAGAGCAGTATACGCAGAGGAACTGGACCGCATCGAGCGTGAAGCGCAAGCCTTGGCCGCCTCAGCCACTGTGGCGGGTACAAGAACAGCCGTGGAATTAAGGCGGGGCAGGCCGCCATTTTTTCCTAACGAAGGAACGCAGCAGCTCATCGATAAGGCTAAAAAAATATATGCCGAGCTTGGCCGGTCACTGTCGCAAAGCGGCGCCGGCGGAGGGGCGGACGCCAATCTGGCCGCGGCGGCAGGCGCTATCGTGCTGGACAGTCTGGGCCCTGTTAAAGGCGGACCTAATCATACGGCCGATGAAAAAGCCCGGCTGGATTCTTTGGCGCCACGCCTCTATCTTTTAGTCCGGCTTATCACAGCATTAGGCGGCGAGGCAGCCATCTAACGTTTGGACTGCGTCTGGAGTAAAGGGGGGGGGATGGGGTTTTACAGATGGATACAGGATGGTTATTCGTTCAGATTATAAGGGAGGGCTGATAAAGATGTTCGGACTGCTGATTGCCGGTGCTGTGGTAGCAATATGCGGATATTTGATTGTAAACAGATATAAGGCTCAGGCCGTACTGATCTGTGGCGGCTTTGTGATGATGGCCGTTGCTGTTATTTTCGATTTTGGTCCTATTTTACCGGCGAAGGCCAGTACAGGCTTTGCCTGGTTTGACCTGTTTAAATTTGTGGATGACCTGGCATCCAAACGTACGGCGGAGTTAGGGTTAATGATTATGGTCTGTGCCGGCTTCGCTAAATATATGGATAAAATAGGCGCCAGCAAAGCCCTGGTTCATGTCGCCGTTAAGCCTTTAAAGCTGCTGAAGTCACCTTATATGGTGCTTTGCGGCGGTTTTCTCATCGGCCAGGTATTGCACCCGTTTATCCCGAGCGCATCAGGCTTTGGACTGCTGCTTATGGTTACCATGTTTCCAATATACATATCGTTAGGGGTGGACAGAACGACGGCCACCGCTGTGATTGCCACCAATGGCTGTCTGGACCTCGGTCCGGCTTCGGGGAATTCGATCCTTGCGGCAAAGTACGCCGGAATGACTCCCGTGGACTATTTTGTCAACTATCAACTGCCGCAGGCCATTGTGATTTCATTAGCCATGACTGCAACCCATTATTTTGTTGCCAGGCACTTTGCGCGCAAACAGGAAGACCAACTGCCGCCGCCGGCGGCTGAACGGGATGAGAATGTGGCTGCCAAGGCAGCAGGCGAAACGCTGCCGCCCTGGTATTATGCCATCCTGCCCGCCGTACCGCTGATAATGGTATTGCTGTTTGGCTATTTCAAATTCAAAGGCATTAAAATGGATATTAACGTAGCCTTATTCATTGGCATATTTGTTGCTATGGTCGTTGAATATGTGCGTTCCCTGGATTTGAGAAAAATCTTTTCGAGCATGCAAACCTTCTTTGATGGCATGGGTGTTCAATTTGCCACTGTGGTTACATTAATTATTGCCGGAGAGACTTTTGCCAAGGGGCTGCAGTCGGTAGGCGCCATTGACACTTTGATCAATTATGCCCAGACGGCAGGATTCGGCAAGGATGGCATGATTTTGGTCATGAGTGTGATTATTATGATTACATCCTTGATCATGGGGTCCGGTAATGCGCCGTTCTTTGCATTCTCTGCCTTTGCACCTGACGTAGCGAAAAAGGTGGGAGCAGAGGCGGTGAATATTCTGCTGCCCATGCAGCTTACCGCCAGCGTCACAAGAGCGGTATCCCCAATTGCAGCAGTTGTCGTAGCCGTAGCAGGCGTTGCCGGGGTTTCGCCGTTTGAGGTTGTCAAACGGACGGCTGCTCCGCTGGCGGTGGGCCTGATTGTTGTTCAGATTATGACCTACATTATGTTTTAACAGGGGAGACCGGTTAGCGTCAAAGGATGGAAGGATCGGCGAAAGCGTGTACCAATCCTTCCATTCTTTATTTTGATGCGGAAGAGTCTGTTATACAGCTACATTCAGTTTAGATGTTTGTGGGAGATTCCTTATGCAGATCCTGTTCCGTAATTTTCAGCAAGATGCAACCTTCTTCTTTCCTGCATCGCATAGGAAACCGGCGCAGAGCCGATGGATCGACCTGCGCCGGTTTCGTCTTTAAAGAAGGTTTGATGCGATCATTCTCTTCTGCGTTTGTTATTTTGGCGGATGAATTTTCTTGCTTTTTTCATTCCGCCCATGTCTTCGAACATGGCGTTTAGTTTTTCACTTTCAATCTGTCTGGAGGAAAGGCCGTCATAACGCGCTTCCCGTTTTAACTTCCGATAGCTTTCCAGCCGCCTGGCATCCAGTGTTCCTGTTTTCAGAGCCTTTAACAGCGCACAGCCGGGTTCTGTGGTGTGGGTGCAGTCCCGGAAACGGCAGTGGGAAGATAAATCATCGATGTCGGAAAAGGATTGGGCCAGGTCGACGCTTTCTACGCCTAATTCCCGCATACCAGGAGTATCAATGACGATGCCGCCCTGGGGCAGGACCAGGAGTTCCCGGCGAGTGGTGGTATGCCGCCCTTTGTCATCCTGACGGATGACTGAGGTACGGAGCAGCTCTTCTCCGGCAAGCCGGTTGATGAGCGTGGATTTCCCCACGCCGGACGACCCGGTAAAAGATGCTGTCAGGCCTGGCTGTAAATAGGGCAGCAGCTTTTCGCTGGAGGATGGATCACAGCTGGAGGTAATGATCACATTGGTGCCAGGCGTCACTGACTCTATTTCAGCAATTACACTCTGTAAATCAGAGCATAAGTCAGCCTTGGTCAGCACGACCACGGGAGCAGCACCGCTGTTCCAAGCCACTGCAAGGTAGCGCTCCAACCGGCTCAGGTTGTAGTCGCTATTGAGCGACATACAAATAAATACGGTGTCAATGTTGGCGGCAATCACCTGCGTTTGCTGCCCGCCGCCCACCGCCTTGCGTTCAAAAACACTATTGCGCGTGAGCACCTGATAGATCACCGCGTTGCCGGAGCTGCCACCGGTGCGGTCTGTCATGACAAAATCGCCTACTGCAGGATACTGGGACAGCCCGGTTGTCTCATAACGGAACTTGCCGGAAACCTCGGCAAGGCATTCCCCCTCTTCTGTAACGATTTTATATCGGCCTTTATATTGCGAAACCACTCTTGCCAGATGCAGGCCGGGATAGAGCATCGCCTCGGTAAACCGGTGCTTGGTTGCGCCGTAGCGGATTAGCTGGTTCAATGTATTACACCTCGTCATTTAAAGTTTAGTTTATAGGTTCTTTTGAGAGACAAGGTGAAACACGAATTGCGGCAAACGAAAAGGGCATAGCCTCAAAACTATGCCCCAGCAGAGCTGCGTATCCAGTCTGTCAGCCATAGTTCTGTATGAAACCC from Acetonema longum DSM 6540 harbors:
- the rsgA gene encoding ribosome small subunit-dependent GTPase A, with amino-acid sequence MNQLIRYGATKHRFTEAMLYPGLHLARVVSQYKGRYKIVTEEGECLAEVSGKFRYETTGLSQYPAVGDFVMTDRTGGSSGNAVIYQVLTRNSVFERKAVGGGQQTQVIAANIDTVFICMSLNSDYNLSRLERYLAVAWNSGAAPVVVLTKADLCSDLQSVIAEIESVTPGTNVIITSSCDPSSSEKLLPYLQPGLTASFTGSSGVGKSTLINRLAGEELLRTSVIRQDDKGRHTTTRRELLVLPQGGIVIDTPGMRELGVESVDLAQSFSDIDDLSSHCRFRDCTHTTEPGCALLKALKTGTLDARRLESYRKLKREARYDGLSSRQIESEKLNAMFEDMGGMKKARKFIRQNNKRRRE
- a CDS encoding LysR family transcriptional regulator, whose protein sequence is MDDKDWMMLTIIKEERNLTKSAQRLFLSQPALTYRLQSLEQEFGVRILNRYPNGVSFTMQGEYILQCAEELLQKIKHTRECVQAMEDHIEGPLRLGISSVFAKFKMAPILKEYKQRFPNVQLSLKTGSSTSQLPDMLQNREVDIAILRGDFNWPEKKHTLLEEPFCVVSAKPLELDDLPSLPWIQYETAAITKTDYDYCTWWQEYFCAPPPPVTKVDSIEACIQLVTHGIGWTILPKIHVGNNRALFTRPVIWSNGRPMLKKTVMAYRNETLNRPAAKVFVDYILHECFD
- the dcuC gene encoding C4-dicarboxylate transporter DcuC; translated protein: MFGLLIAGAVVAICGYLIVNRYKAQAVLICGGFVMMAVAVIFDFGPILPAKASTGFAWFDLFKFVDDLASKRTAELGLMIMVCAGFAKYMDKIGASKALVHVAVKPLKLLKSPYMVLCGGFLIGQVLHPFIPSASGFGLLLMVTMFPIYISLGVDRTTATAVIATNGCLDLGPASGNSILAAKYAGMTPVDYFVNYQLPQAIVISLAMTATHYFVARHFARKQEDQLPPPAAERDENVAAKAAGETLPPWYYAILPAVPLIMVLLFGYFKFKGIKMDINVALFIGIFVAMVVEYVRSLDLRKIFSSMQTFFDGMGVQFATVVTLIIAGETFAKGLQSVGAIDTLINYAQTAGFGKDGMILVMSVIIMITSLIMGSGNAPFFAFSAFAPDVAKKVGAEAVNILLPMQLTASVTRAVSPIAAVVVAVAGVAGVSPFEVVKRTAAPLAVGLIVVQIMTYIMF
- a CDS encoding glutamate carboxypeptidase, giving the protein MQGILEQCEQIRPEFMRLWEKLVNIDSGSDYSPGLRQVAEIVGEFCARQGMEITYHPVAAADGKCNVTARAAGTGTKSILLLAHMDTVFPVGTAAARPFRTDAEYAYGPGVSDCKGGVVLALYTMHILKKMNNSSYRHVTCCFNCDEEISSPDSRDLIMELAKRHDYVLCLEPGQANDGVIAWRKGVAKLKVTVAGKASHSGSDPDKGCNALLELSHQINRISMLANRDKETTVTFTKMAAGDRLNVVPDYAEAWADVRAVYAEELDRIEREAQALAASATVAGTRTAVELRRGRPPFFPNEGTQQLIDKAKKIYAELGRSLSQSGAGGGADANLAAAAGAIVLDSLGPVKGGPNHTADEKARLDSLAPRLYLLVRLITALGGEAAI
- a CDS encoding catalase, which produces MVKRYLTSNQGTPVGDDQHSLTVGERGPILLTDTVYLEKIAQFDRERIPERAFHAKGAGAYGYFVPYRSFASLTKAGFLQDPEKATPVFTRFSLAGGSSGGADTVRDVRGFAVKFYTEEGNYDLICNHIPVFPLRDPLQFPDFVHAVKPDPIANIRGGPIAASRFWDFVSLRPESMNFLIYLFSDLGTVRSYRTIPGFGINTYKWVNLRGEETYIRYYWEPCAGVEYIDSKTAAHLAGTDPDVASRDLFDTLAAGNSVEFEMRVQTIKPELECEQPFDILDPTLIWPEHMYPLIPVGRMVLNKNPENFFAEVEQSAFSPAAIVPGIGFSNDRILQGRIFPYGDTQRYRIGPNYLELPVNMPRHPVDNKMQDGPMRSGYSTDIANYLPNTLSGGMPAEAPEKGNPPQEYISGCVGRQEIAGDDYYQPGCTYRNMSGPEKNRLVSNIMESLSQAYEPIQRRMIDHFMRTDQEFGCRIAQKLSLIP